The genome window CTGCATCATTGAGATACTGAGGGTCATTGATAATCACTTTTTGAGAAGGACTAAAAACCTTCATAGTGGTATCCTGCCACTGCCATATCCTGAATATATTATTCCCTGTTTGTGATGAAGAATTATTGAGCATGTAAGAATTTCCTAAGACTCTGTTATCCGAGTAATAGGATATTTCAAACCAGTTTACTCTGATTTCATCACTTGAATCCGGATGGCAGACTAATCCGTCAGCAATTACCTTGAGATAATTACCTGAGGGATAAATATTAAAACTATCAGTGGATATTACAAAATATCTGTCATATGTATACGCCTCCTGTCCGCTCCATTTTGCTCTTCCGAGTTCTTTTTCATTCCAGACAATTTTAACATTATGACTGTAAAGACAGGAACTCTCGGTCATTCCGTGCATATTAACGCGGAGTCTGACCTGCGGGAAGTTCATATTAAAATTATGCAGGGGCTGAAACTGTGCCTGAAACTGCTGGGTTGGAATTCTCCTGTAACCTGCTGCTCTGCCCCAGTACCAGTAATCACGCTGATCATTTAATGCATAGCCAAGCCGCTCATAAATGCTGTCTTTTTCGTAGTAATCACTGCGGATATAGCCAACCAGGATATTATCACCAATCGTCGGTCTTGAGGATTTGTAGCGATAAAAGAAATCACGCGACTGCCCCTGATAAGAAAGCCAGTAAACATTGGACAAATTATATATATTCTGTCTGACATGGGGTGAAGCAGGTGCAGGATAACCCGCAAATTGAATATAATCTCCGCTATTAAATACCGTATCCCCTGCTGACACAACTTCAATAGGAATCTGTACTCCGTTATTAAATAATTCCAGGGAATAAATATCTGTCCCCGTACTGGGAAATCCGGCTGTAACAAGTTCCTCGTAGGTTATGCGATAGACCCCTTTTTCTTTAAGATATATTTTAAAGTACTCTTTTTGCGGATCAAACCAGGTTGTTGTCTGAGGTGAAGCAGCGGTCTGAAGTTCCTTTCCGATCAATCGTTTCCCGACAGAATAATTGGCAGCCGCACTTTCAAGAAAAGATAAGGTCATCGGATCATTTATATACTCGGTTGTCTGGCTGACCGGAGCATGATAATTAATTTTGATTGTGATCTTTTCGGTAAAGGTTAAAACTCTGCTCACCGGATTGTATCGGAACGGCGAAACACTTACAGGCAGTATTCTTGAGTAGCGCATAGTGTAGGCATCCTCAAATTTCACCGCTCTTGCAGGGAAAAACTCATTCCTGGAATATACTTCCTGATTAAACTTCGTTAAATCAAACTCACCGAAATAACTGCTGTTATCAGGATACGGCAGGATAAATTTCTGACTGAATTCCCTTTCAGTTGAACTAATGGTAATCAGCTCCGGATTTGAGCCAAACGGTATGGCAAGACTGGCAAATACCTGCGGAAGCCAGGGTTCTCCAATTTCACGGAGTGAGTGCCCCTCTCCGGCAATATAGTCGAATCTGGCACCATCAATGAGGGTATCCCTGACAGAGAACTTACCCCGAAAATCAAACTCTAAAGTGATGGACTGATTCCCCGATTCCTTGACGGTAAAATACTGGGAAAACGCAGTGTGTGAGAAAACCTGAAGAAAAAGGAAAAATACGAGAAATCTGCCGTTCATTCAAACCTGTGAATAATTTTTATCAAAAGATGAGAAATAAGAAAGTGCCCTACAAGGTCAAAAAAAAGGCCTTTAGGGACGTTATTACCAGTTTTCCGGGCAAAAATGACAAAGCGAAAACTAACAATTGAACGAAAAACATTTGCAGCTTTTCGGATTCCGTCTTTCAGTTTTTTACCCGGATTAACCTCTCCCGTAGAGAGTTTTCCTCAACTAAACCACAAAAATAAGCAGAAAATTTATCTTTGATGATATGATAGAATCGTGGTATTTTGAAAACTTGTTTTGAATTTCCTCAAATCGGCGGGTCGAACACCGGTAGAGTGGTGGAAAATGGATTACTCATTCAGGCTGAAAACTCCTCTTCAAAAAACGAGTAAGAATCAACGGTGATTAATCCCGGTTCCCTCAGGAATTTCAATATGTATGTCCATATCAAGACTTCAGATGATATGGTGTGTTTTCCAGAATTTTAACCTAACACATTAGTAATTTCGTATGATTCTGAACTTTAAGAAAGTCTTAACATTTTACTCTCACCCGGATGATGAAACATTGTCAGCCGGTGCGACGATCAATAAAATGATTAAAAACGGTACCAGGGTTTATGTGGCAATACCGAATACCGGAGTCCATGGCAGAAGAAACACCGTGGATGCAGCAACCAGAGTTCAGGCTCTTAAAGCCCTCAGAAAAGATACAGTACATGCTCTTTCAATTCTTGGCATAAAGGAATCCGATCTTTTTCTGGGAGAATTCTCGGATAACGAAATGGATAAACATACACTCCTGGAACTTACCCACTGGCTGGAGAATATCATACAAACAGTAAAACCTGATGCTATTTTTACCCATCACCGGTTTTGCACAAATATTGATCATCAGTATTGCCACGAAGCCGCTGTTGTTGCCACACGTCCTTCCGTGCATTCTCATATTCCACTGTTCTGTGGTGAAGTACCATCTTCCACAGGGTATCTCAGACCGGCTATGTGGGAACCAAACTTCTATGTAAATGTTGAAAAAGAAGATGTTGAAGCGAAAATCAGAGCGATGGAAGCCTATAAAATCGAAGCCCGCCCTGATCCCCATCCCCGCTCGCCGGAGGTTTTACGTGCCCTTGCTAAAGTTCGCGGCGCTGAAGGAGGATTTTTCTTTGGAGAGGCATTTATGATTCAGAAAATTTATTCCTGACCAGCCAAAAGAAACAACTGTCAGTAACGTTCTCCGAACGGTGTATATACAAAAGAAATGA of Ignavibacteriales bacterium contains these proteins:
- a CDS encoding PIG-L family deacetylase; the encoded protein is MILNFKKVLTFYSHPDDETLSAGATINKMIKNGTRVYVAIPNTGVHGRRNTVDAATRVQALKALRKDTVHALSILGIKESDLFLGEFSDNEMDKHTLLELTHWLENIIQTVKPDAIFTHHRFCTNIDHQYCHEAAVVATRPSVHSHIPLFCGEVPSSTGYLRPAMWEPNFYVNVEKEDVEAKIRAMEAYKIEARPDPHPRSPEVLRALAKVRGAEGGFFFGEAFMIQKIYS